The following is a genomic window from Roseitalea porphyridii.
TCGACCCCAAGGGAGAGCGGATGCATGGCTGAACCGTTCGTCGCAACGCCGGTGATCCTGGAGGCCGCCGAGAGCCCGCTCGCCGGGCACTACGACAATGGCGCGTTCGGCAATCTCGATCATGGCCCGCAGGTCACGCTGACCGAACGCTTTGCGCTTGCCATTTGCGACGTGCACGCCTGGCCGGGCGCCGAGACGAAGACCGCCAACGCCATCAAGCGCGCCTCCGGCGCGGCCGTGACGAAGACGAAGGATGCGGTGGCCGAGACGGCGCAGGCCTTTCAGCACGCGCCGGGCCGCTGGACGGTGATCGCCGGGGACGTCGCCCTGCCCGAAGCGCTCACCAAGGCCGTCGGCGACAATGGCACGGTGGTCGATCTGAGCCACGGCCGCACGGTGCTGCGCGTCGACGGCGAGCAGTCGCGCCGGGTTCTGTCGAAGCTGTTCGCCATCGACTTCCACCCCGACGCCTTCCCGCCGCAAAAGGGCCTTGCGACAAAGCATCACGAAATCTTCGCGCAGATCCAGCGCGTCGGCGAAGATGGCTTCGACGTGATCGTCT
Proteins encoded in this region:
- a CDS encoding sarcosine oxidase subunit gamma, translated to MAEPFVATPVILEAAESPLAGHYDNGAFGNLDHGPQVTLTERFALAICDVHAWPGAETKTANAIKRASGAAVTKTKDAVAETAQAFQHAPGRWTVIAGDVALPEALTKAVGDNGTVVDLSHGRTVLRVDGEQSRRVLSKLFAIDFHPDAFPPQKGLATKHHEIFAQIQRVGEDGFDVIVFRSYARAFWHALTRASEEVGYAVE